DNA from Methanomassiliicoccales archaeon:
CTCCGGATCCATGCGTTCCTTGGAGCGCACCTCAATATTGTTGTATCCTACGAGATAGGCGCCAATGAGCTTGCGCGTCAGGTGCTCAGTGCTCTCCTTTTTATCGGTCCAGATCTCCCTTCTAAGGACCTCCTTGCGCCGTTCGATCTTGGTGTCCAGGACAATTGTTCCGTCAACCTGCACCGCCATGGAGACCTGGTCGCCGGCCTTGAGCCCCGAGACGTCCACCCAGCCCTTGGGAAGGGAAACGGTAAGGGTGGACGCGCCTGTCTTCTGCACTCGGCGCAGCTCGGTGTTCATATCTTCCCCTGTTGCATGAATATACATATCATTCTATTGTATATACAATTCTTACTGTTTTTATTGTATATACATAATATTCAATTAAGGACTAAAATTTCATAAAATATTTTTACTATATACAAAATGCAAGAATATATTCTATTTCGATAACGTATATAAACAGGGCATTAGTAACTCGTCCTTGAGAAAATGTACAACGAGCTGGTCGATACAGGAAATGATGTTCGCGGTCTCGTCTGTGAGACCATCGATCCTCCTATTAACGTCCTTAATGTCTGTGGCGGCGGCTCTTATTTTTTCTTTATGATACAATGGTGAACAAATGGAGAACAAGGTGAAATATCTAGCGATCGGTGTTGTTGCCATAATCATCATGGCCGTCATCGGCGCCTTGGTTCTCAGCCAGAACGATGACGGAGATCAGACGCAAAGCACCGTCATCAAACAGAAGGGTTCCGATACCATGCTGGAGCTCTGCCAGATCTGGGCTGAGGAATATAATGCTGAGAACGCGGCGGTCGAGGTCGAGATATCCGGTGGCGGAAGCGGTACCGGCATCAGCGCATTGATCAACAAGCAGGTGGATATCGCCCAGGCCTCCAGACAGATAAAGGCCAGTGAGATGACCGCCGCTCAAGCCAACGGCGTTGACCCGGTAGAGTTCCGCGTGGCCATCGACGGCATCGCTGTCATCACTTACCACGACAATCCGGTCAGCGTTCTGACCAAGGAGCAGTTGAGGGGCATCTACAACGGCATCATAACCAACTGGAACCAGGTTGGCGGTAACGACGAGTCCATCACCCTCTACGGAAGGCAGTCCTCCTCCGGTACCTACGTGTACTTCCAGGAGGACATTCTAGGCACCGAGAACTACAGTGTCAACATGAACATGTTGACCGGCAACTCGGCCATCGTCAACGCGGTTCAAGGCGACGAGGGTGGCATAGGCTACGTAGGCCTGGGCTATGCGGTGGAAGCCACCGGGATCAACATTCTGGGCCTCAAGGAGACCGCCACTGACCCGGTATACTCACCGATCGACGAGGAATCGGTCCTTAACGGTGACTATGTTTTGGCCAGGTATCTGTATATCTACACTGACGGCACCCCCAGCGACCAGATCGGCCACTGGATGAGCTGGGTCCTGAGCGCCGATGGTGGCCAGGCCATCGTCACTGAGCTCGGCTTCTACGCCCTGCCGCAGACGGTGGCAGATCAGGAAATGGCCAAGCTAGGTTGATCGAAAATATTGACAAAATCCATTTTCAAACCTTTTTCAAACCAATTCCAATCCTTTATTAAATCCCTTAAAAAGGAGCGTAGTTAGATTGAGACTCAAGTCAAAGACCGATGGCGGGAAGGTCAGGCCCAGACTTCGCCGCAACCCCCATCTGACGCCGCGCGAGAAGGTCATAGAGCTGATGCTCACCATCGCGACCTGGTCTTCCGTTGTGGCCCTGGCCGCGGTCTTTGCCGAATTGATGTTGGGGGCCGTTCCCGCTTTATTCAGCATCAACATCATCGACTTCTTTACTGGGACGGTCTGGAACCCATCCCATCCTCTCTATCCTGTTTACGGTATCTTACCCTTGTTCCTAGGTACGATGATGGTCTCCTTCGGGGCGGCGCTCATCGCCATCCCCATCGGGCTGGGGTGCACCATCTGGCTGGCTGAACTGGCCAGCCCTCGTGTCAAGTCCATTTTCAAACCGGCGATAGAGATACTGGCCGGCATTCCTTCCGTCATCTTCGGTTTCTTCGCCTTGGTCATCCTGTCCGAATGGATAGCGGCGGCCTTCGACCCTGTAAATAAATTGAACGCCCTGAACGGAGCGATCATGCTGGCCGTCATGATGATACCCATCATGGTAACGGTGGCCGAGGATGCCATGAACGCCGTTCCCAACAGCCTTCGCGAGGCGTCACTGGCCTTGGGGGCCACCCGCTGGGAGACGGTACGCCACGTGGTACTGCCTTCCGCGCTCTCCGGCATAGTGGCCGCCATAGTGCTGGGTTTCGGCCGCGCGATCGGCGAGACCATGACCGTTCTAATGGCCACCGGGAACGCCCCGGTCATAACCTCCGATTTCCTGCATTCGGTGCAGACCATGACCGCCGCCATAGCCATCGATTTTGGTGAGGTGGAATACGGTTCCGTTCATTACAATGTGCTGTTCCTGGTGGGGCTGGTCCTGTTCATCATAACCTTCATCATCAACTTCCTGGCCGAGTGGGTCACCCGGCGCTACCGGGAGGAGTACTCATGAACCGCAAGACCAAGGAAATACTGTATTTCAGTGCCTTCCGCGGCTGCGCCCTGCTGGTAGTACTGTCACTTTTAGTGCTGGTGGGTTACATCGCCACCGGAGGCCTGGAGCGTCTGAGCCTGGATTTCCTGACCGAGATGCCCCGCCGGGCCAACACACAAGGAGGTATTTTCCCGGCCATAGTGGGCACCTTCTACCTTATGCTGATAGTTCTGGCCGTTTCGGTGCCCATCGGGGTCATGTCGGCCATTTACCTGGTGGAGTATGAACAGAGGTCCTGGATGGGGCGGTTGTTCAAGCTGGCCGTATACAATCTGGCCGGAGTTCCGTCCATAGTCTACGGATTGCTCGGGCTAGGAATTTTCGTGGCCTTCCTGGGATTCGGCTTCTCCCTGATATCGGCCGGATTGACGTTGAGCATCATGGCCTTGCCGCTCATGATCGCCGCCTCCCGTGAAGCCATTTCCGCCGTGCCCTATTCCGTCCGGGAGGCGTCCTTCGCCCTCGGCGCAACGAAATGGCAGACCATCTGGCATCACGTACTGCCCTATGCCTTGCCGGGCATTTTCACAGGAATAATATTATCCGTCTCCAGGGCTGCCGGGGAGACCGCCCCTCTTATGCTGACCGGGGTGGCAGTGTCCCTGCAGCGCCTGCCAGACAGCTTCTTCGACAGTTTCATGGCCTTGCCATATCACGTTTACTACATGGCCACGCAGTCCTCCAACCTGCTGGCCACCCGGCCTATACAGTTCGCCACCGCGCTGGTGCTGATACTATCGGTGCTGGGCATGAACTTGGTGGCCATAGTGATGAGGAAAAGATATCGCGACAAGTACAAGTGGTAATATGACAACCGAAATTCACGTTGAGGACCTCCATGTATACTTCGAGAAGAACCACGCCCTGAAGGGTGTGGACATGGACATCAATAAGAACGGGGTGACCGCCGTCATCGGCCCCTCAGGCTGCGGCAAATCGACCTTCATCCGTTGCATCAACCGCATGAACGACCTGATACCAGGTTGCGTGGTGAAGGGAAAGATCCTGGTGAACGGTGCAGATATCAACGAGGATGCGGTGGATGTGGTGGACATTCGCCGCCGCATCGGTATGGTGTTCCAGAAGCCCAATCCGTTCCCCAAGAGCATCTACGAGAACGTGGCCTATGCACCGCGCCTGCACGGTGTCATTGAGACCTTGAACGGGAAAGTACGGCGGCGCAAGCACACCAAGAATGAGCTGGATGAGATCGTCGAGCGCTCTTTACGCCGGGCGGCGCTATGGGGGGAGGTCAAGGACCGCCTGGACAAGGGCGGCATGACCCTCTCCGGAGGGCAGCAGCAGAGGCTGTGCATCGCCAGAACGCTCTCTATCGACCCGGAGATAATCTTGTTCGACGAGCCGTGCTCGGCGCTGGACCCCATCGCCACGGCGAAGATAGAGGACCTGCTGGTGGACCTGAAGAAGGATTACACCGTGGTCATCGTCACTCACAGCATGCAGCAGGCCGCGCGCATTTCTGACCGGACCGCCTTCTTCTACCTGGGCGAAATGATAGAGATGGGGGAGACCAGACAGATATTCGAGCGGCCGCAGAAGGAGCTTACCGAACAGTACATCACCGGGAGGATGGGTTAATGGTTCCAAGGACGACGTTCAATCATGAGATGGATGAGCTGAATCGAGAGATCACCGAGATGGCCAACGCCTCCAAGACGGCCATAGAGAAGGCGGTGCAGATGATCGCCGACATGGACCTGTCCCTGCGGGAGGAGGTGGCGGAGCTGGACGCCCGCATATACGTGCTCAACGGGCAGATCGACAAGCATTGCCTGGACATCATCGCGCTCCATTCACCGGTGGCCAGTGACCTGCGCATGATATCGGCTTGCCTGAAAATGGTGGAGGACCTGAATCGTTTCGGCCGCTATGCCCGTGACATCGCCGAGCTGATCGACGACTTCGAGGAGGGCAAGGCGTTCAAGAAGTTCGAATCGCTGAGGAACATCGCCTGTTTGGTGGTAGGTCTGGTCGACGACGCGGTGTACTCGTTCCTGCAGAGGGACGCGGAGAAGGCCTCTCACCTTCACGAGAGGGATGACGCCGTGGACGCCTTGTACGACACCATCTTCCGGGAGATACTGACATACATGATGGAGGACCCCAAGAAGATCACCGTGGGCATCGACCTGATACTGGTCGCGCGGTACATGGAGAGGGTGGCGGAC
Protein-coding regions in this window:
- a CDS encoding PstS family phosphate ABC transporter substrate-binding protein; the encoded protein is MENKVKYLAIGVVAIIIMAVIGALVLSQNDDGDQTQSTVIKQKGSDTMLELCQIWAEEYNAENAAVEVEISGGGSGTGISALINKQVDIAQASRQIKASEMTAAQANGVDPVEFRVAIDGIAVITYHDNPVSVLTKEQLRGIYNGIITNWNQVGGNDESITLYGRQSSSGTYVYFQEDILGTENYSVNMNMLTGNSAIVNAVQGDEGGIGYVGLGYAVEATGINILGLKETATDPVYSPIDEESVLNGDYVLARYLYIYTDGTPSDQIGHWMSWVLSADGGQAIVTELGFYALPQTVADQEMAKLG
- the pstC gene encoding phosphate ABC transporter permease subunit PstC, with the protein product MRLKSKTDGGKVRPRLRRNPHLTPREKVIELMLTIATWSSVVALAAVFAELMLGAVPALFSINIIDFFTGTVWNPSHPLYPVYGILPLFLGTMMVSFGAALIAIPIGLGCTIWLAELASPRVKSIFKPAIEILAGIPSVIFGFFALVILSEWIAAAFDPVNKLNALNGAIMLAVMMIPIMVTVAEDAMNAVPNSLREASLALGATRWETVRHVVLPSALSGIVAAIVLGFGRAIGETMTVLMATGNAPVITSDFLHSVQTMTAAIAIDFGEVEYGSVHYNVLFLVGLVLFIITFIINFLAEWVTRRYREEYS
- the pstA gene encoding phosphate ABC transporter permease PstA; amino-acid sequence: MNRKTKEILYFSAFRGCALLVVLSLLVLVGYIATGGLERLSLDFLTEMPRRANTQGGIFPAIVGTFYLMLIVLAVSVPIGVMSAIYLVEYEQRSWMGRLFKLAVYNLAGVPSIVYGLLGLGIFVAFLGFGFSLISAGLTLSIMALPLMIAASREAISAVPYSVREASFALGATKWQTIWHHVLPYALPGIFTGIILSVSRAAGETAPLMLTGVAVSLQRLPDSFFDSFMALPYHVYYMATQSSNLLATRPIQFATALVLILSVLGMNLVAIVMRKRYRDKYKW
- the pstB gene encoding phosphate ABC transporter ATP-binding protein PstB, with translation MTTEIHVEDLHVYFEKNHALKGVDMDINKNGVTAVIGPSGCGKSTFIRCINRMNDLIPGCVVKGKILVNGADINEDAVDVVDIRRRIGMVFQKPNPFPKSIYENVAYAPRLHGVIETLNGKVRRRKHTKNELDEIVERSLRRAALWGEVKDRLDKGGMTLSGGQQQRLCIARTLSIDPEIILFDEPCSALDPIATAKIEDLLVDLKKDYTVVIVTHSMQQAARISDRTAFFYLGEMIEMGETRQIFERPQKELTEQYITGRMG
- the phoU gene encoding phosphate signaling complex protein PhoU, producing MVPRTTFNHEMDELNREITEMANASKTAIEKAVQMIADMDLSLREEVAELDARIYVLNGQIDKHCLDIIALHSPVASDLRMISACLKMVEDLNRFGRYARDIAELIDDFEEGKAFKKFESLRNIACLVVGLVDDAVYSFLQRDAEKASHLHERDDAVDALYDTIFREILTYMMEDPKKITVGIDLILVARYMERVADHACNIGEYVYYMVTGERLDPKVRVGHVEQNITACQRLFDHPCPKHELDEK